The Apis cerana isolate GH-2021 linkage group LG10, AcerK_1.0, whole genome shotgun sequence DNA window GGTAATTTCAAAGTGGCAATAAGACGTAGAtggaattatgaaaataacgtTTCAGCAATTGTGTGTTACATGTCTACTggtacatatttttatctgaatatttttacactttttcataaacaaataaaaagatttctctCTTAATTAGGTTCATCCAATTCAACTGGTAATTTAGCCACGGAAACGAATTTACTTTCTACGGAATTAACTATAGATGAACTAACAGAGGCACTTGAATATGTACTCTGTAAACTTACAAAGGGATCCCAAACTATTAATCCGACATGCAATTTacgcattttttataaagttggCAGTTCGCCAGGACCGAATTTTGTTCAAGATgttctttctaaattttctacgCGAAATTTAGTTACTACTATTATACCGGCAACGCACTTACATAATTTCAGTACCTTTTTATCTATATGTGGTATTAGACACGAGTAAAGtctaataatagtttttacgttgtcaattatatacaaaacatTATTGTGTCGTAaaagaattgcaaaaattttatttgccgtttaaattatttcaatcaatgaatataaatgaaaaaaaagaacaaatcgATTTTAGtacgaaatgaaaatgattaacGGCTATGTCGATACTCGACTATGGTtgtaaaactttatatattctaaaggATAATTACTTAGCAGTATCAGTGCTcgaatataatgttatttttcacCTTTTCTACTGATTGCTTGTTGGGTTTGCTCAGAATTCACTTGACATCTGtcaatagtatatttatattcggcTAGTCAACGAGacgttaatgattttaaatcattttatctcGTTAGTATAAGTGTTCTACGTAATGCAAAACACATTATGTCATTTCATAATGTGTGCTGTATGCTATGCCTCGTTTTTTGCTCaagttgttttttatttttcacaatttcacgATACGTGCGGAGTGTTAAGTGTgtgattttgaaagaatttgaaaGCGTGCACAGCCATTTTTATAGTAGCGCTCaaagtaaattgaatattaaagaaaaaagtatcagACGTATTAGGGAAATTGTACATTTTAAcatcaaatatgaaaaaagtcTAGTTTATGCCCTTTCTAAtcttagttaaaaaaaaaagagaaaaaaggaaaaatgaatcGATATGCGGAAATTTAAAACACGCACTTCTTAACGATTGTCTTCTTTCACTTTTGAAATGCTGCCGATGTTGTTCCGCTATCATTTAAACTTTGTATTGTAATGGCAGACACATGTAGCTTTGCAaaaggatataaaaaatatttacttcgcAAAAAAGATACTGTGTAAATCCTCGGTAGTTTCTGCATAATTGATCTAATGCTTTAGAGATACGTCTTGTACAAAAATAtgctatatattaaaatatttttgacagTATAATATTCATGCAACGATATGCCAAAGTTTGTATTTTACAATTTGGTCAttgtttaatcaattttagtattatgatcttattttcttgtatatattactaaataatctaaaaaattttgcattgtattatatgatgtaattagttttgaaaataattggttATTAATTATGGCTGAACGGcgagaaaagataaatttcagaaGAACATGAAACATATTATTCATGATGTGAATACTATGTtactataaatatgtaaaaatatttgcaaggCATACTCTCGCAACAAAATACTATTCCGAGGATTatattgcaaagaaaaataaagaaagtgatatatatttttaagaaattgctattttgtttcatattttattatgctcCCTTTTTACCTTCatcatacatatgtattaatttttatttttttttaaatctacaactaataaattacaagattgttaatttttttataaattgaaattaactctaaaaattaatattaaacttatgcatatatatgcatataacaaatataaacattttaaaaaacagcaccatatatacatttaaaaagaaatgttaaaaataattataaaatttatataatactgtaAAACAGTCTTCCAATAAtgatttcttcttattatgataaataattttatatgtaataatatagtgaaaagaaaataaattatatgaacacaatttgtttaaaaaaaaaaattttttttcattttataatagtattttaaaaaagaactaTCGACATTTAAgtataaaaggataaaaagaaaattggaatctttaaaatttttacttaaacattaacatttaaagtgagactttatatattttaaattttatatatagctaATTATAACTACTTTTATGTAAcaaaatacttaatttttcaaattgattataatcatataattatgtacaataatattctttccatttaaaaattcatatgaaagattttataataaatgaatcagTTAAATcttcataatatattcattatctacataaataaaaaaaattctattttatcagtTTTTCTATGCACGGGATTCACATTTTATACAACCCTCgtctttaaacaaaaattatatatttatatttatttacgttttcAATGTTTTCGATATTAATGGTTTCATCATATGCTGGCGATTTGGTGCACAAAAATCACATAGATAATTTTTCCTGTCTAATAGCATTCCCTTGGTCTCCACGCAAcctgtaaatattaatgattttaatgagaataacttttttattataatgataaatgccaattattaaatatttttttatatttaatattttactatacctgaaaccttttttttaaatttgaaatagttaaattattcttaaagacaaaaatatttgatgaaacaTGCAAATGCAATGACatgcaatgaaaaatatataacggaATTATATGGAATTTGTGTCAATACCTAAGTGCAGATATTTGTCACATGCGCTGCAATGCACTAGATTTGCTTCCAGGTCGAGTCTTGGCGCAGTATGACAGCGACTGCAGTGTGGGCAATAGCGACCCTTTCGCCATAGCCTTGTTATTACATAAAGATTATGGGGTTAATGAATTTGGATAAGGATTCATTATAATgccagaatttaatataactgatgaaaatttgaatctttgccaatttatcttaaacatgcatgaataaattaagtatAGATAAATGTatgttattaatcaaattgtatatatctaatttttaaaacccAAAGATTCAAATATGATGACATTGTGAATGTGAAACattagtttataaattttttttaagaagaagatTAGTGTGAATTAAGGAAATTGTGAAGCAATAACGAAGCCccgtgaaaatttgaaaactagCACTTAGTATGTGTATTTTTAATCACATTTTCACTCATACATTACACCataagatgaaagaaaaattagtacTACTTACTTTGAACATGGAACACATAGTGTTGAAACATAAACACGAGTATTCTTATCaccttttttatattcatgttGCCATTGAGCAACACTGTTTCTATCAGAATTTATACCACCAGGTTCTCTTGAACTACAATTTGCACAGACAGCACATTCTTGACAATGCCATCTTCCTTGGGGTACTCGTCGAAGGCCAACGCAATAAATATGATacctaaataaattatatatatatatatatatatatatataattgtatatatattttatgttttataataaaaaaagcataCCCTCTATCACACATATCACAAAAAAGCATTTTATCTTCGTCAGCAGGATCATGACACTGAGCACAAGTTTTACAATCTGTGCATTGCCATGCATATGATTGAATATGAGGAACCATATCTAAAGTTAGATCTATACATGATGGAtgaactataatataaaaatattacgatatttattataaaagaataaaaaatcaataaaaatgatataaaataattaccatGTCCATTACATGTACCACATTGAATTAAAACTTCATTTTTACTATgtttattcaatgtttttaaaCACatcttacattttaattttatttcatctttttggTTTGCTATTTCCATATCTACTTCGTCCATTGTAGACTGAGAACCTTCTGTATCCTGTGTTCCCTCGCTAGAAGatgaactatatataaaaaataaaaaactattctttcacaagagatattaaaatgttaagttttaataataatataaacctTGAATCATCTGAAGATGAATCACTATCACTATCACTTTGAGATCCTTCTGATTGACTGTCAAATTTACGTTCATTTGGTCTCATAGGACCATAGAGTACAGTATTAAGAGGATAATATCGTAATTCAGCTGGTGTATATTCCCGATAATAATCTGTATATTGTCCTGGTATCAATGCAACAGGGTAGTGACCAATTCTTCGttccgtttcaatttttagttGTTTTTTTGGCACATGTATTGTAAAAGTTTGTAAATCTAAGctgcattttctattttctcgtcgagctttatttaaattaatattccaagATAATGCAGATTGAACTGCCATTTCTGCTAgatcaattctatttttttcagcATTTGCAGCTGCtgttaattctttttgttttttagaatGTTCTTTCACTTGTTTTTCGCGCATATGTTTACGATATTCTTCATATTGATCCGGAAAATCACTGCACATTACATCTAATACTTCTGAACTGCATACAGCAGTTAATcctaaaataacattaataaaaatatactagtaaagaataagtaaaaaataataaataaataatttataaataatttacccaTATCACACATTGCTTCACTAACTAATCCATTTTCTCtcaaataatttctctcttcCATATCCACTACTCTTCTCTTTAAATctggatattttcttttgaaagattttacaCCAAGGTACTGAGATATTTGTTCTTGTATCATAAATGTTTCACCTTTTCGATCTAGTGGCCATTCATATTCAGCAATTTTATCGACAGTAAATGGTCCTTCGTCtggatcaaaattaatttccattcttcgatttttaacTTTCACTTTTTCTGATTCTGTGGTTGCAGTACTAAGTACACTTCCTTGGGATTCCTCATTTACCATAGTTTCAGAGgctatgatattataaagatataatacttTGTATTTAAAGACATAACCAACTACtacataataatgttttataatttaaattatagaattatattaaagaattatattaaaaataattgtctttattaaaataaatagaaaaaaaacgaatagattaatttaatttcacaattaagattaacaataaatatctatgttattaaacttttcaaaataaaaatatttttaaaaaatgtatataattgatatgataataataaaacactaACCATTatggttttaaaatttttttaaaatatatatcttaatacaTATTCATTATGATTTAAAGTAATAGTACATTTTGtgcttaatttaaatacatctcACATTTAGGTGCTTGAGAGATGTTAGGACACAAGAAAAGATCTATTTATAGATATCTTACTTGGAGGTCTACCAAtacatttatcttttaattttgtttagtCATATGATGACTATAATCCATATATTgcttttcattattatcatttttttgttttgaaaatttattattatttttaaaaatataataaaaatatattttatataaatatataattaatatataatataattgattttaattgttaacaaataataatataaatatttatataataaataaaatcattattttttacttataataattattctaaatataaaaaataattattgcattattgaacttttaaaattaatatataatataaataacataccTGGTGCAGAAATATTTCTAGCTGGAGTTTGAGACCTTGAACCTAATTCTGCACTCATTCTCGTTTCTTCATCTATTACTTGCACTGTAGACACATTCTCATGCTTTGTAGCATTTTCTACTCGTTTTGATGCTGGTGTAAGCCAGTTAGGATGTCCAGGTGGTATTAATATGTCTTTACTTTCTAATTTTGTATTCTCTGTCAGTTTATCAGATCTGTTATCAGAATCTACTTTTGTTACAGCCTTTTGTATTCGTTCAGGAacgatttcaatcaatttcttATCCTTAATATCATCTTTAATGTTTGATACTGGTTTAGGTAATCGCATTTctgatgttttatttatttccgtgGAGTCTATAagcatgttatttattaattattaattatatttgcattttttaatttatcagttttttttccaataatctttttatcaacTTTACCCGAAGAATTAGTTATTTTGGAATCCATAACTGGTTGTTTAAGAACTTTATACAGTTCTGATGATTTTCCGAAAGATTCTTGTTGCACTCCAGAATCATCTATCGTTATTATAGCCGTTGTAGAAGCTTCTATCGCATTTAAATCTTGTTCTATCTTaggttttttcattatttgtgaATCTGCATTATCTAATTTTCGTTTTCCTCgacctaaaaattaaaaaaaaaaaaagaaaaaaagaaatgaacaaagtgataaaaatatgaaaaaagtaattatataatatttacacataaactatttgaaaaatacaaacCTCGTCCTCTACCTCTTCTAGGAGGAGCATAACTCTTCTGATTCCTACAAGTTCTTTTAGGCCTTTCATTCTCTCTGGATTCTGGAAAATGTGCTGATGATTGCATATGTTGCGAGTCGTCTAAAGATAAAGGATCCCTAGGTATTAATAAATGAGGTGGAGGATGAGTAATTCCTTGAGGTAATGGATTCCTTCTGGGTCTACCTCTTTTTTTAGGCACTTTAACTTCTGGCATTCTATTGGAAACTTCTTCTATTATCACAACGTCTTGGctagaatttgaattttcatttactaTTATCAATTCAGGCCGTTGTTCTATAATTTCACAATCAGAATTCATTGGTGAACTAGatacattttttgataaaatatccttcaatttttcattcatagaaGTATCTGATGATTTTTGTGGTCTTACTTGAGTAATACTGATTTCTTGATTTATAACATTCATTTGCTGTAGACTAATCGCGCTGTTTTTTGGATCAAATAAAAACTGTTTTTGTTCTCTAGGTGTAACAGGTTGAATAGTAACTTCAGGCAAAATTTGTGTGAATTGAGTTTCTAACTTAGACTTTTTGGAATCGATAGGTGCGATAGTAATATCCTTACGCTTTGGAGACATTTCAATTAcattatctattttctttccGTGCATTTGCACTGGTTCAATAGTAAGTTCTGAACGATTGCTTTGTAAAATAGTTGAATGACcagttttaagaatttttaatgtagaGTCTTTATGACCGATTTGTCCAGCCTCTTTGTATCtttgtgtaaaattttgaGATGAATCAATTTCTTTGGATTTATATGCAGTTTCCGTTTGATTATCGCAAGCCACAATTGTCGGATGACCGGtcttagataatttaattttcatttcaagagATGAATCAGTATCTCGACGTCGCTGTTGTTTATCCTTCTTTTCTGAATCTACTATAGATGCATCtccagtttttaataattttattttcatacctAAAGAAGCATCACCAGTTTTAGAATGTTCTGCCTCAGATATTCGGATAGTTTTATTTACATCATCAGATATATCAGGTTGTATGATAGAAGCATCTCCAGTTTTGGatagtttaattttcattcctaAAGGTGATTCAGTTCTCTTGGGTATTTCTTGTGGAACTTTGATTTCTTCCAACTGATCTTGTTTCTCTGAAGATATAATAGATGCATCACCAAACTTAGACAGCTTGATCTTCATACCAAGTGgtgattcaatttttgataatgattCATGTATATTATCTATTGATTTATCTACAATTTCTTGAGTAATGTATGGagattccaaatattttgaaacatccTGAGATATGTCTATTCTGTCATCTAATACTTCTGAATGAACAATAGATGCATCACCgcttttagataatttaatcttcattCCAAGAGGTGATTCTGTTCTTTTGGGTATTTCTTGCAATAATTTAGTTTCTCCCAATTGCTCTTGCTTTTCTGAAGAAACAATAGATGCATCaccaaatttagaaaatttgattttcatacCAAGTGGTGATTCAACTTTTGATACAGTTTcatgtatattttctattgatttttctatagTTTCTtgtgaaatttcaatatgtaGTGGttctaaagattttataacatCTTgagatatatcaattttatcttttatttcttctagaaCTTCTGAATGAACAATAGATGCACCACCacttttagataatttaattttcattcccaGAGGCGATTCTGTTCTTTTAGGTAtttcttgcaaaattttactttcttcgAACTGATCTTGTTTCTCTGAAGAAATTATAGATGCATCACCAAATTTAGAAAACTTAATTTTCATACCAAGTGGCGATTCAATTTTTGGTAAAGATTCCTGCATGTTTTCTACAGATTTTTCTATAGCTTCATGTGAAATCTCAATATGAGGAGAATCTAATGATTTTATAGCATCTTGAGATATTTCCATTTTGTCTTTTATCTCATCTAAAATTTCCGAATGAACAATTGATGCATCGCCACTTTTGGataatttaatcttcattACAAGAGGCGATTCTGTTCTCTTGGGTATTTCTTGTAAAAGTTTGCTTTCTTCCCATTGTTCTTGTTTTTCTGCACTAGATACATCACCAAACTTAGAAAGCTTGATCTTCATACCAAGCGGTGATTCAATTTTTGACGAAGTTTCgtgtatttctattaatttttctacaacTTCTTGTGTAACATCAATATGTGGTGATTCTGATGATTTTGTAACATGTTGAGAAGTAtccattttatctttaatttcttccaATACTTCTGAATGAACAATGGATGCATCACCACGTTTagacaatttaattttcattcctaGAGGTGATATTGTTCTCTTAGGTACTTCTTGAAGAAGTCTGTTTTCTCCTAATTGTTCTTGTTTTTCTGAAGAAACAATAGATGCATCACCAAACTTAGAAAGCTTTATTTTCATACCAAGTGGAGAGCCAATCTTTGGTAAAGTATCATGTTTGATTTCTATTGCTTTATCTACAAATTCGTGTGAGATATCAATATGCAATGGCTCTAACGATTTTGTAACATCTTGTAATAtatcctttttaattttaacttcatCTAGCACTTCTGAATGTACAATGGATGCACTGCCacttttagataatttaattttcattccaaGAGGTGATTCTGTTCTCTTAGGTACTTCCTGCAAAAGTTTATTTTCGCCTAGATATTCTTGTTTTTCTGAAGAAACAATAGATGCATCACCATATTTAGAAAGTTTAATCTTCATACCAAGTGGAGATTCAATTTTTGCCAAAGATTCATGTCTGGTTCCAAATGTTTTTTCTATAGCTTCTTGTGAGATATCAATATGTAGTGGTTCCAAAGATTTTGtaacatttgaaaatatttcttttttatctttattttcttctggCATTTCGGAATGAACAATAGATGCTCCTCCACTTTTGGATAGTTTAATCTTCATTCCAAATGGTGATTCTGTTCTTTTGGGTATATCTTGTAGATGTTTATGTTCTTCAAACTGTTCTTGCTTTTCTGAAGAAACAATAGATGCTTCACCAAGCTTAGAAAGCTTGATTTTCATACCAAGTAACGATTCAACTTTTGGCAAAGATTCCTCaggttcaattaatttttctatatcttcatgtaaaatttcgaaatgagaTGGCTCCAATGATTTTGAAACATCTTGAGATATATCTATTTtgtctttaatttcatttagaaCTTCTGAATGAATAATTGATGCATCACCACGTTTGGataatttaatcttcattCCAAGTGGTGATTCTGTTCTTTTGGGTATTTCCTGTGGAACTTTGATTTCTTCCAACTGATCTTGTT harbors:
- the LOC107993123 gene encoding uncharacterized protein LOC107993123 isoform X2 produces the protein MESLIEMNTKLSKCGDASIVQQDATKMQMEHKDKLDIVQESPKKIELSFEENIKLSKNNDTSIVSPKVLEIKDRMDMPQEVSKSLESSHIEISQETIEKSVETKMQEMLPKFESPFDMKIKDSNFSDASIVSSEKQEQLIENKLLQEIPIKTESLLEMNIKLSKSDNESIVHSEVLDEIIDKIDISQDDTQLLKPLHIEISQEAMEKSVEETMHEIIPKVESSLDTMFKLPNFDDSSVLSSGKQEELEESKILQEILDRTPTILESSVGIKIESAKNDNSSIVHSEVLDEIKNEMDKSEDISNSLKFSHINVLQEDIEKSKEIKHEVLPKSPEMKIEVFKFDDTSINSLEKQEKLVESTILQEVSMREETSLEMNIELTKDEDESIIHSEILNEIKERIDISQDDKPLEQLDIKVPHDNVEESIETASKLELSFNMKIKDSNFSDTSIIPSEEQEMLEESKILQEIPNKTESLLELENKLSKTDDASLTYPEMQDKIKDTLHMSLNITKPLQQLHVEISHEIIEKSMQETLSKLASPLSIKVKDSNFTDISIVSSEQQEKLEENKLLQEIPKETESLIEMEIKLSNNDDTSHVYSKISDEITNTANISQVITKSVEHPNIEIPHEVIKKSMETMQEALPVLESFNMKIKDSKFNDASIVSLKKEEQLEQESKLLQKIPETTESYLEIKNKLSNIENSSIVDSEDLDEIKEKIDITQDVSKLLEPSEIEISQEAIEKLVETMQQNLPEGESSLDMEMKLSEFDDASVLSSEKQELVENKSIQEIPKKIKSPLRIQSKLPKSDNASIPHSEMLNQFNEKINISKDVTELLEPTRIEILQEDIEKLVESIHERIPKVESMESMEMKLNEIDDTSFLSSEKQEELEENKLLQEIQKETESSIKIDIKLSKNENIVHSEILDEIKDKIDKISQDDTKTIESPHFEISQEIIEESVETLHETLIKVESPLGMKIKAFEFDDASIISSKKQELEESKLLEEIPKTTISSLEMKIKLNENDDISTVHSEMLEETENKLDMTPDITKSIETSDIDQIINDQVIEKSVETIYETLPKVTSPLDMKIELSNFVDACIVSSELQEELEENKLQEEIPKRTISMEMKNELSENDNTSIVHSEMIEETKNITDISQDVKELLETSDIEISQNAIEKSEEIRYETFPKLESPLGTEIKLPEFENASIASLEEQEHLEESKLLQEISKDTESSIEMKIKYDDASIIVHPHDGIKDKIEIFQDVTKSMDTSHNDIVQKVIKKPLETVIEPLPNLESPLDTKNKISEFDNISNVDNISNISSEKEKHLEESKLLQEISKRIESPLEIKINLSTCENASTIDTQIMQETENKVDTSQDTNTKPLELLQIKISNEAIEKSVETMYEKLSTTESLDMKNKYIEFDNRSIVSPKKEKQLEEHKFCHEIPIRTESPVEVKIKLSKNDDTSTIHSEVLNETKDKMDMSQDITKLLEPLPNEIAKETIEKSIEITHENFPKIESPLGMKIKLTKFGSASIISSEKQEQLGTNKLLQVIAKKTDSPLGMKIKLSKNGDTSIVHPEDKIKEKRDMIQKNTIKSLEPLHNEISQEIIEKSKEMHETLPKVGSPLGMKIKLSKFGDASIISSEKQDQLEEIKVPQEIPKRTESPLGMKIKLSKRGDASIIHSEVLNEIKDKIDISQDVSKSLEPSHFEILHEDIEKLIEPEESLPKVESLLGMKIKLSKLGEASIVSSEKQEQFEEHKHLQDIPKRTESPFGMKIKLSKSGGASIVHSEMPEENKDKKEIFSNVTKSLEPLHIDISQEAIEKTFGTRHESLAKIESPLGMKIKLSKYGDASIVSSEKQEYLGENKLLQEVPKRTESPLGMKIKLSKSGSASIVHSEVLDEVKIKKDILQDVTKSLEPLHIDISHEFVDKAIEIKHDTLPKIGSPLGMKIKLSKFGDASIVSSEKQEQLGENRLLQEVPKRTISPLGMKIKLSKRGDASIVHSEVLEEIKDKMDTSQHVTKSSESPHIDVTQEVVEKLIEIHETSSKIESPLGMKIKLSKFGDVSSAEKQEQWEESKLLQEIPKRTESPLVMKIKLSKSGDASIVHSEILDEIKDKMEISQDAIKSLDSPHIEISHEAIEKSVENMQESLPKIESPLGMKIKFSKFGDASIISSEKQDQFEESKILQEIPKRTESPLGMKIKLSKSGGASIVHSEVLEEIKDKIDISQDVIKSLEPLHIEISQETIEKSIENIHETVSKVESPLGMKIKFSKFGDASIVSSEKQEQLGETKLLQEIPKRTESPLGMKIKLSKSGDASIVHSEVLDDRIDISQDVSKYLESPYITQEIVDKSIDNIHESLSKIESPLGMKIKLSKFGDASIISSEKQDQLEEIKVPQEIPKRTESPLGMKIKLSKTGDASIIQPDISDDVNKTIRISEAEHSKTGDASLGMKIKLLKTGDASIVDSEKKDKQQRRRDTDSSLEMKIKLSKTGHPTIVACDNQTETAYKSKEIDSSQNFTQRYKEAGQIGHKDSTLKILKTGHSTILQSNRSELTIEPVQMHGKKIDNVIEMSPKRKDITIAPIDSKKSKLETQFTQILPEVTIQPVTPREQKQFLFDPKNSAISLQQMNVINQEISITQVRPQKSSDTSMNEKLKDILSKNVSSSPMNSDCEIIEQRPELIIVNENSNSSQDVVIIEEVSNRMPEVKVPKKRGRPRRNPLPQGITHPPPHLLIPRDPLSLDDSQHMQSSAHFPESRENERPKRTCRNQKSYAPPRRGRGRGRGKRKLDNADSQIMKKPKIEQDLNAIEASTTAIITIDDSGVQQESFGKSSELYKVLKQPVMDSKITNSSDSTEINKTSEMRLPKPVSNIKDDIKDKKLIEIVPERIQKAVTKVDSDNRSDKLTENTKLESKDILIPPGHPNWLTPASKRVENATKHENVSTVQVIDEETRMSAELGSRSQTPARNISAPASETMVNEESQGSVLSTATTESEKVKVKNRRMEINFDPDEGPFTVDKIAEYEWPLDRKGETFMIQEQISQYLGVKSFKRKYPDLKRRVVDMEERNYLRENGLVSEAMCDMGLTAVCSSEVLDVMCSDFPDQYEEYRKHMREKQVKEHSKKQKELTAAANAEKNRIDLAEMAVQSALSWNINLNKARRENRKCSLDLQTFTIHVPKKQLKIETERRIGHYPVALIPGQYTDYYREYTPAELRYYPLNTVLYGPMRPNERKFDSQSEGSQSDSDSDSSSDDSSSSSSEGTQDTEGSQSTMDEVDMEIANQKDEIKLKCKMCLKTLNKHSKNEVLIQCGTCNGHVHPSCIDLTLDMVPHIQSYAWQCTDCKTCAQCHDPADEDKMLFCDMCDRGYHIYCVGLRRVPQGRWHCQECAVCANCSSREPGGINSDRNSVAQWQHEYKKGDKNTRVYVSTLCVPCSKLWRKGRYCPHCSRCHTAPRLDLEANLVHCSACDKYLHLGCVETKGMLLDRKNYLCDFCAPNRQHMMKPLISKTLKT